The nucleotide sequence GGTCTGCAAGACCGAGCACGCCGAGATCCGTGAGCACCTGGAGAACTGCCCGGCCTGCCGGGACGAGGCGCTGGTGGCGACGACCCTCACCGAGGTCATCGCGCGTGCCTGCAAGGAGACCGCGCCCGAGGAGCTCCGCGACCAGGTGTTCGCCCGGCTGCGCGAGGTCCAGGCCGCCCAGCACTGAGGCGCCCGCCGGCGCGCGAGGCGTCGGGGACCGCCCGTAGGCTGTCTGCATGGCCCTCATCGATGCGCGCGGGATCCCCGCTGACCAGACCTCCGTCGACCGGCTGGCGGGGGACCACCTCGACTATCGCGTCCTGGACACGGCGGACAGCGAGCGGGTGACCGCGTTCCAGCGCGCCATGGCCCGGGGCTTTCTCGGGGCCGATCCCTCGGCCGCCGTCCGCGACGAGGGCGTCGGCACGCTGCGGAGCCGGCGCAACATCGGCGTATACGAGCCCGACGCCCCGGCCGACCGCTTCCCCGTGGCGACGATCGACTCGTGGGTCACCCCGCTGACGATCCCCGGTGGCGAGATCGGCATGTGGGCGATCAGCGGGGTCACGGTGGCCGGCACGCATCGTCGGCGCGGCATCGCTCGTGCGCTGCTGGAAGGAGAGCTCCGCGCCGCCGCGGACGCGGGCGTCGCGATCGCCGGGCTCACCGTGTCCGAGGCGACGATCTACGGGCGGTACGGCTTCGGCTCGGCCGTTCCCGTCTCGCGGTTCACCGTCGACATCCGGCGCGCCGGATGGGCGGGGCCTGCGCCCACCGGCCGCATCGAGTACCTCGAACGCGAGGAGCTCGCCGTCGAGCTCGGCGACGTGCACGAGCGTGCCAGGGGGCGGCGATCCGGGCAGGTCCCCGGATGGACGGCTCGTTGGGCGGGTGTCGCGGGTCTGGCGTCCAACGACACCGACCGCGACAGGGTCCGGGGTGTGCGCTACCGCGACGCCTCCGGGCAGGTCCGCGGCGTCATGGCCTTCCACCTCAGCGAACGGGGCGGCACCTTCCGCTTCGGTCTCCACGTCCGCCTGCTCATCGGCGAGACGGCGGAGGCGACCGCAGCCCTGTGGCGCTTCGCTCTGCAGCATGATCTCGTCGACGAGGTGACCGCCGACCTCCGTCCTCTCGACGACGCGCTCCCGTGGCTCGTCGTCGACCCGCGGGGCGTCACCCAGGAGGTGCACGACCACG is from Microbacterium sp. BLY and encodes:
- a CDS encoding zf-HC2 domain-containing protein gives rise to the protein MSDCGCDKARQDLEEYLRNEVCKTEHAEIREHLENCPACRDEALVATTLTEVIARACKETAPEELRDQVFARLREVQAAQH
- a CDS encoding GNAT family N-acetyltransferase, giving the protein MALIDARGIPADQTSVDRLAGDHLDYRVLDTADSERVTAFQRAMARGFLGADPSAAVRDEGVGTLRSRRNIGVYEPDAPADRFPVATIDSWVTPLTIPGGEIGMWAISGVTVAGTHRRRGIARALLEGELRAAADAGVAIAGLTVSEATIYGRYGFGSAVPVSRFTVDIRRAGWAGPAPTGRIEYLEREELAVELGDVHERARGRRSGQVPGWTARWAGVAGLASNDTDRDRVRGVRYRDASGQVRGVMAFHLSERGGTFRFGLHVRLLIGETAEATAALWRFALQHDLVDEVTADLRPLDDALPWLVVDPRGVTQEVHDHGWLRVLDVPTALTARTYAATLDTVLRIEDPLGFAAGTWCLRIDATGRAVAEAAPEADAAVVLDVSALSSLYAGSVRVAALHGAGRITGALDAVEALDRAFVAFPAPSLDIWY